The following are encoded in a window of Pseudomonas sp. St316 genomic DNA:
- the fliM gene encoding flagellar motor switch protein FliM — translation MAVQDLLSQDEIDALLHGVDDGLVQTENAAEPGSVKSYDLTSQDRIVRGRMPTLEMINERFARYTRISMFNMLRRSADVAVGGVQVMKFGEYVHSLYVPTSLNLVKIKPLRGTALFILDAKLVFKLVDNFFGGDGRHAKIEGREFTPTELRVVRMVLEQAFVDLKEAWQAIMEVNFEYINSEVNPAMANIVGPSEAIVVSTFHIELDGGGGDLHVTMPYSMIEPVREMLDAGFQSDLDDQDERWINALRQDVLDVDVPVGATVARRQLRLRDILHMQPGDIIPVEMPEDMIMRANGVPAFKVKMGSHKGNLALQVIEPIERR, via the coding sequence ATGGCCGTGCAGGACCTGCTGTCCCAGGACGAAATCGATGCGCTGTTGCATGGTGTCGACGACGGCTTGGTGCAGACCGAAAACGCTGCTGAACCGGGCAGCGTCAAAAGCTACGACCTGACCAGCCAGGATCGCATCGTTCGCGGACGCATGCCGACCCTGGAAATGATCAACGAGCGTTTCGCCCGCTACACCCGCATCAGCATGTTCAACATGCTGCGCCGTTCGGCCGACGTGGCCGTCGGTGGCGTGCAGGTGATGAAGTTTGGTGAGTACGTGCACTCGCTGTACGTGCCCACCAGCCTCAACCTGGTGAAGATCAAGCCGTTGCGGGGCACCGCGTTGTTCATCCTTGACGCCAAGTTGGTGTTCAAGCTGGTGGACAACTTCTTCGGTGGCGACGGTCGTCACGCCAAGATCGAAGGGCGGGAATTCACCCCGACCGAGCTGCGGGTGGTGCGCATGGTGCTGGAGCAGGCCTTCGTCGACTTGAAGGAAGCCTGGCAGGCGATCATGGAAGTGAACTTCGAGTACATCAACTCGGAAGTGAACCCGGCCATGGCCAACATCGTCGGCCCGAGCGAGGCCATTGTGGTCTCGACCTTCCACATCGAGCTCGATGGCGGTGGCGGCGACCTGCACGTGACCATGCCGTACTCGATGATCGAGCCGGTGCGTGAAATGCTCGACGCCGGTTTCCAGTCGGACCTCGACGATCAGGACGAGCGCTGGATCAACGCTTTGCGCCAGGACGTGCTGGATGTCGACGTGCCGGTCGGCGCGACAGTCGCTCGGCGCCAACTGCGTCTGCGGGACATCCTGCACATGCAACCGGGGGACATCATCCCCGTCGAGATGCCGGAAGACATGATCATGCGTGCCAATGGTGTGCCGGCCTTCAAGGTCAAGATGGGCTCTCACAAAGGCAACCTGGCGTTGCAGGTGATCGAGCCGATCGAACGCCGCTGA
- a CDS encoding fused response regulator/phosphatase → MQSSSEPLTVLIAEDSAADRLLLSTIVRRQGHHVLTAADGAEAVEVYLAQRPHLVLMDAMMPVMDGFEAAQKIKQLAGDQLVPIIFLTSLTESEALARCLEAGGDDFLAKPYNQVILAAKIKAMDRLRRLQATVVEQRDQIARHHDYLLNEQRVAKAVFDKIAHSGCLSAPNIRYLQSPYALFNGDLLLAAFNPAGDMHVLLGDFTGHGLPAAVGAMPLAEVFYGMTAKGYGLAQILREMNAKLKRILPVDMFCCATLLCLSFQRCTVEVWNGGMPEGYLHDSLSGVRTPLPARHLPLGVLSPQLFDDRTEVHAMSLGDRVFLLSDGVIETSDDHDRPFGVEGLQQVFAANREPDLLFEDIQQALRDFRGEARDDFSMVEIRLVAPTQLNPPPPVYSDSGQSSPLDWSVSFEFRAQTLKRFNPMPYLLQLLFEVHGLRVQSGALYSVMSELYSNALDHGVLGLDSSLKRDAAGFARYYRERNTRLDELSDGYVRVHLHVSPSGEGGRLAIEVEDSGEGFDVAKVLARPVDSDRLSGRGVSLVRQLSQQASWSDDGRSARVEFFWEAPA, encoded by the coding sequence ATGCAATCGTCGTCGGAGCCGCTGACGGTCCTGATTGCCGAAGACAGTGCCGCTGATCGACTGCTGTTGTCGACCATCGTCCGCCGCCAGGGGCATCACGTGCTCACTGCGGCCGATGGCGCCGAAGCGGTCGAGGTCTATCTGGCGCAGCGTCCGCACCTGGTGCTGATGGACGCGATGATGCCGGTGATGGACGGCTTTGAAGCAGCGCAGAAAATCAAGCAGTTGGCCGGGGACCAGTTGGTCCCGATCATTTTCCTCACCTCGTTGACGGAGAGCGAAGCCTTGGCCCGTTGCCTGGAGGCGGGCGGCGACGATTTCCTGGCCAAACCCTACAACCAAGTGATCCTGGCGGCCAAGATCAAGGCCATGGACCGCTTGCGTCGGTTGCAGGCCACGGTGGTGGAGCAGCGCGACCAGATCGCCCGGCACCATGACTACCTGCTCAACGAGCAACGGGTCGCCAAGGCTGTATTTGACAAGATCGCCCACTCCGGCTGCCTGAGCGCGCCGAACATCCGTTACCTGCAATCGCCTTATGCCTTGTTCAACGGTGATCTGCTGCTGGCGGCGTTCAATCCGGCCGGTGATATGCACGTCCTGCTAGGGGATTTCACCGGCCACGGTTTACCGGCGGCGGTCGGTGCGATGCCGCTGGCGGAGGTGTTCTACGGGATGACCGCCAAGGGCTACGGCCTGGCGCAGATCCTGCGGGAAATGAATGCCAAGCTCAAACGCATCCTGCCAGTGGACATGTTCTGTTGCGCGACGTTGCTGTGCCTGAGCTTCCAGCGGTGCACGGTGGAAGTCTGGAATGGCGGCATGCCCGAAGGTTATCTGCACGACAGCCTCAGCGGCGTGCGCACGCCGTTGCCGGCGCGGCACCTGCCGTTGGGTGTGCTCTCGCCCCAGCTATTCGATGACCGCACCGAAGTGCACGCCATGTCGCTGGGGGACCGGGTGTTCCTGTTGTCCGACGGCGTAATCGAAACCAGTGACGACCACGATCGGCCGTTTGGCGTGGAGGGGTTGCAGCAGGTGTTTGCAGCCAACCGTGAGCCCGATCTTCTTTTCGAAGATATTCAGCAGGCCTTGCGGGACTTTCGCGGCGAGGCCCGGGACGACTTCAGTATGGTCGAGATACGGTTGGTCGCGCCGACGCAACTCAACCCGCCGCCGCCGGTCTATTCCGATAGCGGCCAGTCCAGCCCGCTGGATTGGTCGGTGAGCTTCGAGTTCCGGGCGCAGACGCTCAAACGCTTCAATCCGATGCCCTACTTGCTGCAATTGTTATTTGAGGTCCATGGGCTCAGGGTGCAAAGTGGCGCCCTTTACAGTGTCATGTCGGAGCTGTATTCCAATGCTCTGGATCACGGGGTGCTGGGACTCGACTCGAGCCTCAAACGTGACGCGGCGGGTTTTGCCCGCTATTACAGAGAGCGTAATACGCGCCTGGATGAACTGAGCGACGGCTACGTGCGGGTGCACTTGCATGTCTCGCCGAGCGGCGAGGGTGGTCGCCTGGCCATAGAGGTCGAGGACAGTGGCGAGGGCTTTGATGTCGCCAAGGTGCTGGCGCGGCCCGTGGACAGTGATCGGTTGTCGGGGCGCGGCGTGAGCCTGGTACGTCAGTTGAGCCAACAAGCCAGTTGGTCAGACGATGGTCGTAGTGCGCGTGTGGAGTTTTTCTGGGAGGCTCCGGCATAA
- a CDS encoding Hpt domain-containing protein → MNEIHLDRDVLSTLKEVMEEGYLELLDTFLNDSEARLRVLHEARDAEKLSATAHSFKGSSSNMGAIRLAELCGELEQRAKQPSLGGIEKLVNEIDSEFAHVRKLCTQEREGFHC, encoded by the coding sequence GTGAACGAGATTCATCTGGACCGCGACGTGCTCAGCACGTTGAAGGAAGTCATGGAGGAGGGGTATCTGGAGTTGCTGGATACTTTTCTCAATGACTCGGAGGCTCGCTTGCGCGTGCTGCATGAGGCACGGGACGCTGAAAAACTGAGCGCCACGGCCCACAGCTTCAAGGGCAGCAGCAGTAACATGGGCGCTATCCGCCTGGCCGAGCTGTGTGGCGAACTGGAGCAGCGTGCCAAGCAGCCGTCATTGGGTGGTATCGAGAAACTGGTCAACGAAATCGACAGCGAATTTGCTCATGTTCGCAAGCTTTGCACGCAAGAGCGTGAAGGCTTTCACTGCTGA
- the fliI gene encoding flagellar protein export ATPase FliI codes for MRLERTSFGKRLGSYAEASELAGQPILEGRLLRMVGLTLEAEGLRAAMGSRCMVINDDSYHPVQVEAEVMGFSGSKVFLMPVGSVAGIAPGARVVPLADNGRLPMGMSMLGRVLDGAGRALDGKGGMKAEDWVPMDGPTINPLKRDPISVPLDVGIRCINGLLTVGRGQRLGLFAGTGVGKSVLLGMMTRFTEADIIVVGLIGERGREVKEFIEHILGEEGLKRSVVVASPADDAPLMRLRAAMYCTRIAEYFRDKGKNVLLLMDSLTRFAQAQREIALAIGEPPATKGYPPSVFAKLPKLVERAGNAEKGGGSITAFYTVLSEGDDQQDPIADSARGVLDGHIVLSRRLAEEGHYPAIDIEASISRVMPSVISAEHMKRAQQFKQYWSRYQQSRDLISVGAYVPGGDRETDTAISLYPAMAVYLRQGLNDNIGMGASEAHLQTIFAPVSGT; via the coding sequence ATGCGCCTTGAGCGAACCAGCTTTGGCAAACGCCTGGGCAGCTACGCCGAGGCCAGCGAACTGGCCGGCCAACCGATCCTGGAAGGGCGCCTGTTGCGCATGGTCGGCCTGACCCTTGAGGCCGAAGGCCTGCGTGCCGCCATGGGCAGCCGCTGCATGGTGATCAACGACGACAGCTATCATCCGGTGCAGGTCGAAGCCGAGGTCATGGGCTTTTCCGGCAGCAAGGTTTTCTTGATGCCCGTGGGCAGCGTCGCCGGCATCGCTCCCGGTGCGCGCGTGGTGCCCCTGGCCGACAACGGCCGCCTGCCCATGGGCATGAGCATGCTCGGGCGCGTGCTGGACGGGGCCGGACGGGCCTTGGACGGCAAGGGCGGCATGAAGGCTGAAGACTGGGTGCCGATGGACGGCCCGACGATCAACCCGCTCAAACGCGACCCCATCAGCGTACCGCTGGACGTGGGCATCCGCTGCATCAACGGTTTATTGACGGTCGGGCGCGGCCAGCGCCTGGGCCTTTTTGCCGGTACCGGGGTGGGCAAGAGTGTGCTGCTGGGTATGATGACCCGTTTCACCGAAGCCGACATCATTGTGGTGGGGCTGATCGGCGAGCGGGGTCGTGAGGTGAAGGAGTTCATCGAGCACATCCTCGGTGAGGAAGGGCTCAAGCGTTCGGTGGTGGTGGCTTCGCCAGCGGACGATGCGCCGTTGATGCGGCTGCGGGCCGCCATGTATTGCACGCGCATCGCCGAATACTTCCGCGACAAGGGCAAGAACGTCCTGCTGTTGATGGATTCGCTGACCCGTTTCGCCCAGGCCCAGCGGGAAATCGCCCTGGCCATCGGCGAGCCGCCGGCCACCAAGGGTTATCCACCTTCGGTATTCGCCAAGCTGCCGAAACTGGTGGAGCGCGCCGGCAATGCGGAAAAGGGCGGCGGTTCGATCACCGCGTTCTATACCGTGCTGTCCGAAGGCGATGACCAGCAGGATCCCATCGCTGACTCCGCGCGGGGCGTACTCGACGGGCACATCGTGCTGTCCAGGCGCCTGGCCGAAGAAGGGCATTACCCGGCTATCGACATCGAGGCGTCCATCAGCCGGGTCATGCCGTCGGTGATCAGTGCCGAGCATATGAAGCGGGCCCAGCAGTTCAAGCAGTACTGGTCGCGCTACCAGCAAAGCCGCGACCTGATCAGCGTCGGCGCCTATGTGCCTGGCGGTGACCGCGAGACCGACACCGCCATCAGTCTTTACCCGGCCATGGCCGTCTACCTGCGCCAGGGCCTGAACGACAACATCGGCATGGGCGCCAGCGAAGCGCACCTGCAGACTATTTTCGCCCCGGTCTCAGGCACGTAA
- the fliO gene encoding flagellar biosynthetic protein FliO, with product MKGFFAAAAMLPLSVLAAEPVATAAAAPVAGSGVAGQLAQLVLGLLLVLGLIFFLAWLLRRVQQAGPAGKGQVIDIVGSRALGPRDRLVLVQVGNEQILLGLSPGTITALHVLKEPVQVPSAEQASPEFAQRLMELLGKDQKDKK from the coding sequence GTGAAAGGTTTCTTCGCAGCAGCCGCGATGCTGCCATTGAGCGTACTGGCCGCCGAACCGGTTGCCACGGCCGCCGCCGCGCCGGTAGCAGGCAGTGGTGTCGCCGGGCAATTGGCGCAATTGGTGCTCGGCTTGCTGCTGGTGCTGGGCTTGATCTTCTTTCTCGCCTGGCTGTTGCGGCGCGTGCAGCAGGCGGGGCCGGCTGGCAAGGGGCAGGTCATCGACATCGTCGGTTCACGCGCGCTCGGGCCGCGTGACCGACTGGTGCTGGTGCAGGTCGGCAACGAGCAGATCCTGCTGGGCCTGAGCCCGGGCACTATCACCGCCTTGCACGTCCTCAAGGAGCCGGTGCAGGTGCCTTCCGCCGAGCAGGCCAGCCCCGAGTTTGCCCAGCGCCTCATGGAACTGTTGGGTAAAGACCAGAAGGATAAAAAGTAA
- the fliH gene encoding flagellar assembly protein FliH translates to MSAKIDEAPSDLIRARDVGGFDVWSLPSFDPHVPEPEPEPVEELPEPEEVPLDEVQPLTLEEVESIRQEAYNEGFAVGEKEGFHSTTLKVRQEADVALTAKLRALESLMLNLFDPIAEQDTQIEKSLVGLVQHIAKQVIQRELAIDSSQIEHVMREALKLLPLGVGNVRLYINPQDFELVKALRERHEETWRIVEDAALLPGGCRVETEHSRIDATVETRISQIMAKLFDQLHEQALHPAAADLSLELPDEPGAGADAASADTGLDVPELDASALDSRDAP, encoded by the coding sequence ATGTCTGCCAAGATTGATGAAGCACCCAGCGACCTGATCCGCGCCCGTGACGTCGGTGGTTTCGACGTCTGGTCGCTGCCCAGCTTCGACCCCCACGTGCCCGAGCCTGAGCCGGAGCCGGTGGAAGAACTGCCGGAGCCGGAGGAAGTGCCGCTGGATGAAGTCCAGCCACTGACCCTCGAGGAAGTCGAGAGCATTCGTCAGGAAGCCTACAATGAAGGCTTTGCCGTGGGTGAAAAGGAAGGCTTCCACAGCACCACGCTCAAGGTCCGCCAGGAAGCCGACGTGGCGCTGACGGCCAAGCTCCGTGCGTTGGAATCGCTGATGCTCAACCTGTTCGACCCCATCGCCGAGCAGGACACCCAGATCGAGAAGTCCCTGGTGGGACTGGTGCAACATATCGCCAAACAAGTGATCCAGCGCGAACTGGCCATCGATTCGAGCCAGATCGAACATGTCATGCGTGAAGCGCTCAAGTTGTTGCCTTTGGGCGTGGGTAACGTGCGGTTGTATATCAATCCCCAGGACTTCGAGCTGGTCAAGGCCCTGCGCGAGCGCCATGAAGAAACCTGGCGAATCGTCGAGGACGCGGCGCTGTTGCCGGGCGGTTGCCGTGTGGAAACCGAACACAGCCGCATCGACGCAACCGTTGAAACCCGCATCAGCCAGATCATGGCCAAATTGTTCGACCAGTTGCACGAGCAGGCCCTGCACCCGGCCGCTGCCGACCTGAGCCTGGAGTTGCCGGACGAACCCGGGGCCGGTGCCGATGCCGCGTCGGCCGATACCGGCTTGGATGTACCTGAACTGGACGCCTCTGCACTGGACAGCCGCGATGCGCCTTGA
- a CDS encoding flagellar hook-length control protein FliK: MPVTPNTLLQASVQAKPKAAVNSPAAAPDLGDRASSFAQVFAKQAPAKAAAAPEPPVKSARENASNNTVKKDTGNQTPAASEPTVADSGKPLPADKPASADDETASDDSADSVETPVADAAPVDPSLDPGLLPDMTVPVATIAPEPAPVVTTEVQVTTAVAAPVAPLVTPAQAAVVPEVDSTFDPEADPLDALPALRLAMEQGGHVSATSQAQPKSAAPASPDGEPTSAQTFAAGMASMLNVQADQNSTEPGSQGGDKAFGGLISEGLKDLGAASGDTRVDDFANRLAALTQAATPKTANAVPVNQPIAMNQSGWTEEVVNRVMYLSSVNLKAADIQLQPAELGRLDIRVNMVPDQQTQVTFMSAHPGVREALEGQLHRLRDNFAQQGMGQVDVSVSDQSRGSQNQGQQAQQQAQAGRTTASGGRVDSVDEHLPASVAEVAASTTSVIGSSAVDYYA; the protein is encoded by the coding sequence ATGCCCGTTACCCCCAATACACTGCTTCAGGCCTCTGTCCAGGCCAAGCCCAAGGCCGCCGTCAATTCACCGGCAGCGGCTCCGGATCTCGGGGATAGAGCTTCCAGCTTCGCTCAAGTCTTCGCCAAGCAGGCGCCTGCCAAGGCAGCTGCGGCCCCTGAGCCGCCGGTGAAATCGGCGCGCGAAAACGCTTCCAACAACACCGTCAAAAAAGACACCGGCAACCAAACGCCTGCCGCCTCGGAGCCGACGGTTGCCGATAGCGGCAAACCCTTGCCCGCGGACAAACCGGCCAGCGCCGACGACGAGACCGCCAGTGACGACAGCGCCGACTCGGTTGAAACGCCGGTGGCGGATGCCGCACCCGTCGATCCGAGCCTTGATCCAGGATTGCTGCCTGACATGACGGTGCCGGTGGCGACAATCGCACCGGAACCTGCGCCTGTGGTCACGACCGAGGTTCAGGTCACCACGGCCGTCGCGGCACCGGTTGCCCCGCTGGTCACGCCGGCCCAGGCTGCGGTGGTTCCGGAGGTCGATTCAACCTTTGACCCTGAAGCCGACCCGCTCGACGCATTGCCCGCCTTGCGGTTGGCGATGGAGCAGGGCGGTCATGTTTCCGCCACCAGCCAGGCCCAGCCCAAGAGTGCTGCCCCGGCGTCGCCCGACGGTGAGCCGACTTCGGCGCAGACCTTCGCCGCCGGCATGGCGAGCATGCTCAACGTGCAGGCCGACCAGAACAGTACCGAGCCCGGCAGCCAGGGCGGTGATAAGGCATTTGGTGGCTTGATCAGCGAAGGTCTCAAGGACCTGGGCGCCGCTTCCGGTGACACTCGCGTGGACGATTTCGCCAACCGCCTGGCCGCACTGACCCAGGCCGCTACGCCAAAGACCGCCAACGCGGTGCCGGTCAACCAACCTATCGCGATGAATCAGAGCGGTTGGACCGAAGAGGTGGTCAACCGGGTGATGTACCTGTCCAGCGTCAATCTCAAGGCGGCCGATATCCAGTTGCAACCCGCCGAACTCGGGCGTCTGGATATCCGGGTGAACATGGTGCCGGACCAGCAGACCCAGGTCACGTTCATGAGCGCCCACCCCGGCGTTCGCGAAGCCCTCGAGGGGCAGTTGCATCGCCTGCGGGACAATTTTGCCCAACAGGGCATGGGCCAGGTCGACGTCAGCGTATCCGATCAGTCCCGTGGTTCGCAGAACCAGGGTCAGCAGGCCCAGCAACAAGCCCAGGCCGGGCGCACGACGGCGTCTGGTGGGCGAGTGGACTCGGTGGATGAACACCTGCCGGCCAGCGTTGCTGAAGTGGCGGCCAGTACTACCAGCGTCATCGGCTCCAGCGCGGTCGACTACTACGCCTGA
- a CDS encoding STAS domain-containing protein, which yields MSVVTEVSPDGHKLTISIKGRFDFGRHQEFRESYERLNRKPDSIVVDLKEATYLDSSALGMLLLLRDHAGGDASDIRVVNSSNDVKKILAISNFDKLFDIS from the coding sequence ATGTCAGTCGTTACCGAAGTATCCCCCGATGGGCACAAGCTGACGATCTCGATCAAAGGTCGATTCGATTTCGGGCGGCATCAGGAGTTTCGTGAGTCCTATGAACGGCTCAATAGGAAACCCGACTCCATCGTGGTGGATTTGAAAGAAGCCACCTATCTCGACAGTTCCGCCTTGGGCATGCTCTTGCTGTTGCGCGATCATGCCGGTGGCGATGCCTCGGATATCCGCGTTGTCAACAGCAGCAATGACGTCAAGAAAATCCTCGCGATCTCCAATTTCGACAAGCTGTTCGACATCAGTTGA
- the fliG gene encoding flagellar motor switch protein FliG: MSDNRAAVAKLSRVDKAAILLLSLGSTDAAQVLRHMGPKEVQRVGVAMAQMGNVHREQVEQVMSEFVDIVGDQTSLGVGSDDYVRKMLTQALGEDKANGLIDRILLGGNTSGLDSLKWMEPRAVADVIRYEHPQIQAIVVAYLDPDQAGEVLGNFDHKVRLDIILRVSSLNTVQPAALKELNQILEKQFSGNSNASRTTLGGIKRAADIMNFLDSSIEGQLMDSIREFDEDLSGQIEDLMFVFNNLSDVDDRGIQALLREVSSDVLVLALKGSDEGVKEKIFKNMSKRAAELLRDDLEAKGPVRVSDVETAQKEILTIARRMAEAGEIVLGGKGGEEMI, from the coding sequence ATGAGTGATAATCGAGCCGCTGTTGCCAAACTGTCCCGGGTCGACAAAGCCGCGATCCTGCTGCTGTCGCTGGGCTCCACCGATGCTGCCCAAGTGCTGCGCCACATGGGGCCCAAGGAGGTCCAGCGCGTGGGCGTGGCCATGGCCCAGATGGGCAACGTGCACCGTGAGCAGGTCGAGCAGGTGATGAGCGAGTTCGTCGACATCGTCGGCGATCAGACTAGCCTGGGCGTTGGTTCCGATGACTACGTGCGCAAGATGCTCACCCAGGCCCTGGGCGAGGACAAGGCCAACGGCCTCATCGACCGGATCCTGCTGGGTGGCAACACCAGCGGCCTGGACAGCCTCAAATGGATGGAGCCGCGGGCGGTTGCCGACGTGATCCGTTACGAGCACCCGCAGATCCAGGCGATCGTGGTGGCTTACCTCGACCCGGATCAGGCCGGTGAAGTGCTGGGCAACTTCGACCACAAGGTGCGCTTGGACATCATCCTGCGGGTGTCTTCGCTCAACACCGTGCAGCCGGCGGCCCTGAAAGAATTGAACCAGATTCTCGAGAAGCAGTTCTCGGGCAACTCCAATGCCTCGCGCACCACCCTGGGTGGCATCAAGCGCGCGGCGGACATCATGAACTTCCTCGACAGTTCGATCGAAGGTCAGTTGATGGACTCGATCCGCGAGTTCGACGAAGACCTGTCCGGTCAGATCGAAGACCTCATGTTCGTGTTCAACAACCTGTCCGATGTCGACGATCGTGGCATCCAGGCGCTGTTGCGCGAAGTGTCCTCCGACGTGCTGGTGCTGGCCCTCAAGGGCTCGGACGAAGGCGTCAAGGAAAAGATCTTCAAGAACATGTCCAAACGGGCGGCCGAACTGTTGCGCGACGATCTCGAGGCCAAGGGCCCGGTGCGCGTCAGCGACGTGGAAACCGCACAGAAGGAAATCCTCACCATCGCCCGCCGCATGGCCGAAGCCGGGGAGATCGTTCTCGGTGGCAAGGGCGGCGAAGAGATGATCTAA
- the fliJ gene encoding flagellar export protein FliJ, protein MATSRAARLAPVVDMAEKAEKTAVQRLAYFQGQVKVAESKLADLENFRLEYQEQWIARGAHGVSGQWLLGYQGFLAQLGTAIDQQRQSLVWHQNNLEKARQSWQEAFARVEGLRKLVQRYIDEARQLEDKREQKLLDELSQRLPRQNPY, encoded by the coding sequence ATGGCCACGAGTCGTGCGGCACGCCTGGCGCCCGTGGTGGACATGGCGGAAAAGGCTGAGAAGACGGCCGTCCAGCGACTGGCGTATTTCCAGGGCCAGGTCAAAGTCGCGGAAAGCAAACTGGCCGACCTCGAAAACTTTCGACTCGAATATCAGGAACAGTGGATCGCCCGTGGCGCTCACGGGGTTTCCGGGCAGTGGTTGTTGGGGTACCAAGGGTTCCTTGCGCAGTTGGGTACCGCTATCGACCAGCAGCGCCAGAGCCTGGTCTGGCACCAGAACAACCTGGAGAAGGCCCGCCAGAGCTGGCAAGAGGCGTTTGCCCGGGTCGAAGGGTTGCGCAAACTGGTGCAGCGCTATATCGATGAGGCGCGGCAACTGGAAGACAAGCGCGAACAGAAACTGCTCGATGAGTTGTCCCAGCGCCTGCCGCGACAAAATCCCTATTGA
- the fliL gene encoding flagellar basal body-associated protein FliL: MAKSEAAAVKDPATKGKLKLIIVIVVGLLLAIGVSVGATWYFMHSAQSKPAVAAEAAPVGKQPAIFEPMAPAFVANYTQNGRQRYMQVSITLLGRNQADLEALRVHMPLIRNNLVMLFSGQNFDTLATPVGQEMLRQKATASVQEVAQKELGKVVIEQLLFTNFVLQ, translated from the coding sequence ATGGCGAAGAGTGAAGCAGCAGCTGTAAAAGACCCTGCAACCAAAGGCAAACTCAAGCTGATCATCGTGATCGTGGTGGGTTTGCTCCTGGCGATCGGCGTTTCGGTGGGGGCGACCTGGTATTTCATGCACAGCGCTCAAAGCAAGCCGGCGGTGGCGGCCGAAGCCGCGCCAGTGGGCAAGCAGCCGGCGATTTTCGAACCGATGGCGCCAGCCTTCGTCGCCAACTACACCCAAAATGGTCGCCAACGCTACATGCAGGTCAGTATTACCTTGCTGGGTCGCAACCAGGCTGACCTGGAAGCACTGCGGGTGCACATGCCACTGATCCGCAATAATCTGGTGATGCTGTTTTCCGGACAGAATTTCGACACCCTGGCCACGCCCGTCGGTCAGGAAATGCTGCGCCAGAAAGCCACGGCCAGCGTGCAGGAAGTGGCTCAGAAAGAGCTCGGCAAAGTGGTGATCGAACAGTTGCTCTTCACTAACTTCGTATTGCAGTAG
- the fliN gene encoding flagellar motor switch protein FliN has protein sequence MADDMNTQDDQALADEWAAALEETGDAGQADIDALLAADTGAHASSRLQMEEFGSVPKSHEPVTLDGPNLDVILDIPVSISMEVGSTDINIRNLLQLNQGSVIELDRLAGEPLDVLVNGTLIAHGEVVVVNEKFGIRLTDVISPSERIKKLR, from the coding sequence ATGGCTGACGATATGAATACCCAGGATGACCAGGCGCTGGCCGACGAATGGGCTGCGGCCCTGGAAGAAACCGGCGATGCCGGGCAAGCCGACATCGACGCCTTGCTGGCGGCTGACACTGGCGCCCATGCATCCAGCCGCCTGCAGATGGAAGAATTTGGCAGCGTGCCGAAGAGTCATGAACCGGTGACGCTCGATGGCCCGAACCTGGATGTGATCCTCGATATCCCGGTGTCGATCTCCATGGAAGTGGGCAGCACCGACATCAACATCCGCAACCTGCTGCAGCTCAACCAGGGCTCGGTGATCGAGCTGGACCGCCTGGCCGGCGAGCCGCTCGATGTGCTGGTCAACGGCACCTTGATTGCCCATGGCGAAGTGGTGGTGGTCAACGAGAAGTTCGGTATTCGCCTGACGGACGTGATCAGTCCGAGCGAACGCATCAAGAAGCTGCGCTGA